In Salvelinus namaycush isolate Seneca chromosome 12, SaNama_1.0, whole genome shotgun sequence, the DNA window TGACAAGCCCAAGAAGCACTCTCCACGAAGACGCCTACAGCATGCATTGGAGGACCAGATATATCGCATTTTCCGGAAAAGTCGTGTCCTTACCAACCAGAGCAGTAATTGCTTGTTCACTGTCCCTGCTAACCAGGCGTTTGTGTATGTGGTGCCAGGGCCAGAGGAGGACCCAGTGGCAGCCGTGCTGGGGCAGCTGCGCTCCAACTGCGCCCTGCGGGAAAATGACACCAACACCTCAGTATCTGGACCCAGGCGCTATCAACAAATGCGTCACTCTGCTAGACAGCCATCCTTCAATGTAGAAAGCAGCAGCCTCTCAGGGGGGCAACTAGTGGACTGTAGTCTGAAGGAGTTCCTTTGGCAGCATGTCGAACTGGTGTTGACCAAGAAAGGCTTTGATGACAGCGTCGGTCGCAATCCACAGCCTTCCCATTTTGAGCTTCCAACGTACTCCAAGTGGGCCCAAGTGGCCTACAGGCTGCATCAGGTTATGATAGCCAACACAGATGAGGAAAGTGCTGAGCTATCTGTCAAAGTGCAGAGTCAGCTTAAAGTGTTGGAGGGTTTCCTGGACACGGATGCCAAGTTTTCTGAGAACCGCTGTCAGAAAGCCCTGCCGCTGGCACATAGCACCTACCAGTCCAACCTTCCCCATAACTATACCACCACGGTGCACAAAAACCAACTGACACAAGCACTTCGGGTCTATAGTCAGCATGCACGTGGCGTAGCTTTTCAGCGCTACGCCTTGCAGTTGCATGAGGACTGCTACAAGTTCTGGAGTAATGGGCATCAGCTATGTGAAGAGCGCAGTCTGACGGACCAACACTGTGTGCACAAGTTTCACCTGCTGCCTCGGCCAGGTAAAGCCTCAATCACTACCATACAGAAAATTTGAAATTATAGTATTTAAATCACATTATAGGTATCATAACAGGTATCAACATAGTTGGTAATCGGTGTATCTCAGAATATCAATTTTGAACTATATTGTTATTATGGCTAACAACTGTCTTCTATGCTGCTGTATCTGCAGGTGAGAAGCCAGAGATGGACCACAACCCGCCCATCCTCAACCACAACAGCAGGGGGCGTTCCACTGGCTCGTGTAACTGTGGCCGGAAGCAAGCCCCTCGTGAGGACCCCTTTGCCATCCAAGCTGCCAACTATGACTTCTACCAAGTTAGTAACTATCATTTTTTATgcagaactttgttctaaagtgGTATCCACACCCATGGGATTTTGTGAACATCATAAAGTGGCCATATCCAGAAGagccaaaggctgggcctaaaatagtgtgagatcatataaaacatttagtagtgattcctatgtaaaaaaaaaaatgaaaagttgaaCAAATTAGTTGGTCTGATGTTTGTAACgtggagcatccagacgctgcacttgatgcatTTATGACATTGTTTCTTCCAGTTATTGATAAGCCTGTACctattaagaaactgactgttagaattgatgaggaattggaaaactgtatggttgagagAGATGaagcaaaaggagtggctaataagtctagCTGCACATCTGATTGGCAAACTTACTGTAAATTGTGACTgaacaaaaagaagaaactacaaAACTAAGACAAATAATATAAAGTATGATGGAAAAAAGCTTTGGAGTAAATTAAATTATGGACAGAAAGACTAATTCAACTCCACATTTTATTGGAACAGAAGGCTCAGTCATCACAAAACCTTTTGATATTGGCAATTATTTTAATGACTATTTAATTGCCAAAGTGGGCAAACTCAGGCGTGAAATGCCAACAACAAACTGTGAGACatcatattcatgcataaaatACCTAATATTTAAAGGAAAGCATTGTAATTTAGAATTCTGTAAAtatagtgtgggagaggtggggaAAGTATTCTTGTCCATCAGTAATGAGAAACCACCTGGTATTGACatcttagatggaaagctactgacaATGTTAGGGGACTATATTGTCTCTCCTGCTTAACTTTAATCTGAGCCCCTGAAAAGTGTTTGTCCTTGGACCTGGATGGAAGGAAAAGTCTGGACAttggacatacagtgcattcggaaagtattcagaccccttcccgttttgttatgttacagccctattctaaaatggatacatttttcccctcaacaatctacacacaaataccccatgatgacaaagtgaaaacaggtttttagaaatttcggcatatgtataaaaaaaaacataagtattcagaccctttgctatgagacttgaaattgagctcaggtgcatcctatttccattgatcatccttgatgtttttacaacttgattgggtaaattctgtggtaaattcaatttattggatatggtttggaaaggcacacacctgtctatataaggtcccacatttggcagtgcatgtcagagcaaaaaccaagccatgaggtcgaaggaattgtccgtagagctccaagacaggtttgtgtcaaggcacatatctggggaagggtaccaaaacatttctgcagcattgaaggtccccaagaacacagtggcctccatcattcttaaatggaagaaccaccaagattcttcctagagcaggccgcctggccaaactgagcaatctgagGAGAAGGACATTGGTCAgggaccactgcgccacccgggaggctggtTACTTAGGCAAAAACGAAAGTAAGGTGGTTGGTCATGGGTGTACATATAACGCGAATGTCTAGCAAACCAAAGGTTGTGAGTTCGAATCTCATTATACAACgctagcattttagctaattaccaacttttcaactacttgaCACCTACTTAGCGTGTTagctaacccttaaccctagcctagctaacgttagccagctagctagaatTCCTAACATATGTTTTTAAAAtccgtaacatattgtacattttgcacatgttttacatataatatTAATTGTTATTTTTATCATAAGAAATGAgcgatggacatccacaaattagtacataccatacgaaacgtaacaattcatactaaatggagtgtcgccgatttacgtacagaataatacgaaatgctcttgAGACCAGGTTGTTGCAGAGGACACCAGCATAACCCCCAACTGTACCTCAGTCTTTTCACTTTATCTCACCCTGTTGCCCTGTAGATGCTTGAAGAGAAATGCTGCGGGATGCTGGAGAGGATCGACTTTCCTGTTTTCCAGCCGAGCACCCCATATCCAGCCCCGGCCTGCGAAGAAGCACCCAGGTCCCCTGAGGTGGCAGCCCCAGTCCTATCGTCAGGGTCAGAGCCATCAGAGGCGGAGAAGCTGAAGGAGAGTATACCAGCATCCCACACTCCTGGGGAGAGCACCAGCCTCAGCCTGGCCCTCAGCCTGGGTCAGTCCACTGACAGCCTGGGGCCCTATGGAGACGGAGGGGGAGGCGAGGGCCAGGAGAAGAGGCCCGGCCTGGTAGACAGCCAGGCCTCCACCGTGGAGTACCTCCCAGGCATGCTCCACTCAAGCTGCCCCAAAGGCCTGCTGCCCAAGTTCTCTAGCTGGTCGCTGGTCAAGCTGGGCCCCGCCAAGGCCTACAACCACCACACTGGCCTGGAGCAGCCGGGCTTCCTGCCTGGCTCCTCCTTCCTCCTGCCCTGGGACGTAGTGATTCGCTCCCGTACCGAAGATGAAGTGGGCCTAACTGAGCCCTTGGATGGGGGACCCTCTTCCTGGCCGGCCCCCAATAAAGCCCTAGTGGGAAAGCGGGGGAGCGCAGGGGGCCTTGGTAGGGGACGCAGGCGAGATGACGTGGCCCGGGCCTTCGTGGGCTTTGAGTACGAGGACAGTAGGGGCCGGCGTTTCCTTAGCTCAGGGCCTGATAAAGTGGTGAAGGTGCTGGGGCCTGGAGGGGCAAAAGAGCCGGCCACCAGGGCCCTGAACACAGACATGCCCCTGTACATCCCTTCTCCAGCCCAGGGGCGCGGCCTGAAGTCCCACTATGCCCAGCTGGCGCGTCTCTACATTGTTGTACCTGACGCCCACCTGGAGATAACACTTAACCCACAGGTACACTTGCCTGGCCTTCATTTACCTGTCAACTGGTGTTTGTCAAAAGTTAATTATTCTCATGTTTTCCTCATCTATAAGTAAATTCCTCACTTCTCATGTTTTCCTGGTGACAAACACCAGTTATGCTAAACTCTCAATGCATTTAGAACTGGACTCATTTTGAGTTGTTAGTGTAGTAACAGGCTGTGTTAGTGTAGTAATAGTCTGTCGACTGGAGATTTTTTTGTTTTGCAAATAGTCCCTTTGTTGATTGAGATGTAATGCTTTAATGTTGACTGTAAAACACTGCCCCTTTCTTCTTAGGTCCAACCGGGCTCTCCTCCCTGTTCAGTGTTCCATCCAGAGCAGACGGAGCTGGTGCTGCCCTCT includes these proteins:
- the smg8 gene encoding protein SMG8, with amino-acid sequence MALPMSLGVLLESEVIEDPLYRDEGLCVLGIFGKTAMQPGSPKEFLINTLADKHIYHLFGLDETDNQNSGGLIQAYYSQEHRVLYLVLTSVCDNRQLLRACESLSAGIGHSEAHESWKGADKQHCLALLYLFSLCHVLLLVHPTCCFDVTYDRLFRAVDALRQKTLPLLRAAIKDSNISKEWKVNCRPCPPRLLFVFQMNGTLRSCGGNGSDPSGGNADKPKKHSPRRRLQHALEDQIYRIFRKSRVLTNQSSNCLFTVPANQAFVYVVPGPEEDPVAAVLGQLRSNCALRENDTNTSVSGPRRYQQMRHSARQPSFNVESSSLSGGQLVDCSLKEFLWQHVELVLTKKGFDDSVGRNPQPSHFELPTYSKWAQVAYRLHQVMIANTDEESAELSVKVQSQLKVLEGFLDTDAKFSENRCQKALPLAHSTYQSNLPHNYTTTVHKNQLTQALRVYSQHARGVAFQRYALQLHEDCYKFWSNGHQLCEERSLTDQHCVHKFHLLPRPGEKPEMDHNPPILNHNSRGRSTGSCNCGRKQAPREDPFAIQAANYDFYQMLEEKCCGMLERIDFPVFQPSTPYPAPACEEAPRSPEVAAPVLSSGSEPSEAEKLKESIPASHTPGESTSLSLALSLGQSTDSLGPYGDGGGGEGQEKRPGLVDSQASTVEYLPGMLHSSCPKGLLPKFSSWSLVKLGPAKAYNHHTGLEQPGFLPGSSFLLPWDVVIRSRTEDEVGLTEPLDGGPSSWPAPNKALVGKRGSAGGLGRGRRRDDVARAFVGFEYEDSRGRRFLSSGPDKVVKVLGPGGAKEPATRALNTDMPLYIPSPAQGRGLKSHYAQLARLYIVVPDAHLEITLNPQVQPGSPPCSVFHPEQTELVLPSDGLWVLRFPYSYVTDRGPCYPPKDNQPLANYKVLRGILRANTASPLPPQ